In Rhodococcus sp. OK302, one genomic interval encodes:
- a CDS encoding lysine N(6)-hydroxylase/L-ornithine N(5)-oxygenase family protein, producing MHFRDTVNHQNSTPHDDDVIDVIGVGFGPSNLGLAIAIREYNEARDSEDHISARFVESKPTFGWHPGMLIPDTTMQVSFLKDLATQRNTTSRFTFLNFLAEHERLSHFVNYQTFFPTRIEFHKYLEWAAATVDAAVDYGTRVVEIISAGDYFEVTTNGQAEGTLRARNIVMAGGLTATLPDGVSPTNRQFHNHNLLFDLAELPPIRNNSFVVVGAGQSAAEVARYLHSTYPQAEVHAVFGKYGYSPSDDSPYANRIFDPVAVDDFYSSSPDIRDQLLKYHRGTNYSAVDLPLIEELYALEYAERVQGPRRLFVHGASSISAIHEDAGGVDVTVEHRPTGLTETFRNDAVIYATGFKPMDLPSILGPLCNRDDFDKNGPSVTRDYRLITNEECGGSIFLQGGTEHSHGLTSSLLSNIAIRSGEILATVASHRATVTV from the coding sequence ATGCATTTCCGTGACACTGTGAATCACCAGAACTCGACACCGCACGATGACGACGTCATCGATGTGATCGGCGTCGGATTCGGTCCGTCGAATCTGGGCCTCGCTATCGCTATTCGCGAGTACAACGAGGCGCGGGATTCCGAGGACCATATTTCAGCTCGGTTCGTCGAATCGAAGCCGACATTCGGCTGGCATCCCGGAATGTTGATTCCTGACACAACCATGCAGGTTTCCTTCCTGAAGGACCTTGCCACACAACGCAACACCACCAGTCGGTTCACGTTTCTCAACTTCTTGGCAGAGCACGAGCGACTGAGTCACTTCGTGAACTACCAGACGTTCTTTCCCACGCGGATCGAATTTCACAAGTACCTGGAGTGGGCAGCCGCCACCGTCGACGCAGCAGTCGACTACGGCACTCGGGTAGTCGAGATCATCAGCGCTGGTGACTATTTCGAGGTCACGACCAACGGCCAGGCCGAAGGAACGCTCAGAGCCCGCAACATCGTCATGGCGGGCGGGCTGACGGCCACGTTGCCCGACGGCGTCTCCCCCACCAACCGCCAGTTCCACAACCACAATCTCTTGTTCGATCTGGCAGAACTACCGCCGATTCGGAACAACTCCTTTGTTGTCGTCGGCGCGGGACAGAGCGCTGCCGAAGTGGCGCGGTATCTCCATTCGACGTATCCGCAGGCCGAGGTGCACGCCGTGTTCGGGAAGTACGGGTACAGCCCGTCCGACGACAGTCCCTATGCCAACCGCATATTCGACCCCGTCGCTGTCGACGATTTCTACTCGTCGTCACCGGACATTCGGGATCAACTACTCAAATATCATCGCGGAACCAACTATTCGGCGGTCGACCTGCCACTGATCGAAGAGCTGTACGCACTGGAGTATGCCGAGCGCGTACAAGGCCCGCGACGCCTGTTTGTCCACGGGGCTTCGTCCATCTCCGCGATTCACGAAGACGCCGGCGGAGTAGACGTCACTGTCGAGCACCGCCCGACCGGACTCACCGAGACTTTCCGCAATGACGCCGTCATCTATGCGACAGGTTTCAAGCCCATGGACCTACCATCCATCCTCGGACCACTCTGCAACAGAGACGATTTCGACAAGAACGGGCCTTCGGTTACCCGCGACTATCGATTGATCACCAACGAGGAGTGCGGCGGTTCGATATTTCTCCAAGGTGGCACTGAGCACTCACATGGGCTCACGTCGTCGCTGCTGTCCAACATCGCAATCCGATCGGGTGAGATCCTTGCAACTGTCGCATCGCACCGAGCGACAGTAACCGTCTGA
- a CDS encoding isochorismate synthase — protein MFAVAEVDEYPLHTNRSDTGTDSVFLLSRRQTSVRTSGVVEEFDSAFDATEALKTGRIDSVVGAIPFAPTTPCALIAPLSFTRVRGDLHHDQPLNLPPARVTDLEPKPGAHTDRIRSAITRLRAGELHKVVLARSLRIETESPISPTALASRLIALDQSHNGFCVDLSPAGGKYRGRSLVGSTPEVLIERRGNVVTCHPLAGSIARHPDPQQDETNARELVASAKDLTEHAFVVDSISAILGPLCRSYSAPNTPELLRTPQLWHLGTKIEGVLADPNLTALELALALHPTPAICGTPTEVARDHITATEADRGFYAGAIGWCDRTGDGEWMVAIRCAEIAADGMSARAYAGGGIVASSDPEAELRETRTKFRTVLTAFGVTESDLDT, from the coding sequence ATGTTCGCAGTCGCCGAAGTCGACGAATACCCGTTGCACACCAACCGATCTGACACCGGTACGGATTCGGTTTTCTTGCTCTCACGTAGGCAAACGTCGGTACGAACGTCAGGCGTCGTCGAGGAATTCGACTCGGCTTTCGATGCCACCGAAGCCCTCAAAACCGGGCGCATCGACTCGGTTGTGGGCGCTATTCCGTTCGCCCCGACGACCCCCTGCGCACTCATCGCACCGCTGAGCTTCACCCGAGTTCGGGGTGACCTACATCACGATCAACCGCTCAATCTTCCTCCCGCCCGGGTAACAGATCTCGAACCGAAACCCGGCGCGCACACCGACCGCATTCGCAGCGCGATCACACGCCTGCGGGCCGGCGAACTACACAAAGTGGTTCTCGCACGTTCGCTGAGAATCGAGACGGAATCACCGATCTCACCCACCGCACTGGCAAGCCGATTGATCGCACTCGATCAATCGCATAACGGATTTTGCGTTGACCTCTCCCCGGCCGGCGGAAAATATCGCGGACGATCTTTGGTCGGTTCGACGCCCGAAGTCCTGATCGAACGACGCGGAAATGTCGTAACGTGTCACCCGCTCGCCGGTTCGATTGCGCGCCACCCTGATCCGCAGCAGGATGAGACGAACGCCCGCGAACTGGTGGCATCCGCGAAAGACTTGACGGAGCATGCTTTTGTGGTCGATTCGATCAGTGCGATTCTCGGACCGCTGTGCCGGTCGTACTCCGCACCGAACACTCCGGAACTGCTTCGCACACCACAACTCTGGCACCTCGGGACCAAAATCGAGGGAGTCCTGGCCGATCCGAATCTGACAGCGCTGGAACTCGCGCTGGCATTGCATCCCACTCCGGCAATCTGCGGGACACCGACCGAGGTCGCCCGCGACCACATCACAGCGACCGAAGCCGATCGTGGGTTCTATGCGGGCGCGATCGGCTGGTGCGACCGAACCGGCGACGGCGAGTGGATGGTGGCCATCCGATGTGCCGAGATCGCCGCTGACGGCATGTCTGCTCGTGCGTACGCGGGCGGAGGAATTGTGGCGTCGTCCGACCCCGAAGCCGAATTACGCGAGACCCGCACGAAGTTCCGAACCGTTCTCACCGCATTCGGAGTTACCGAAAGCGATCTCGACACGTAG
- a CDS encoding phosphopantetheine-binding protein: MSSTVDRDRIVRDVAEVLSMRAEQLGGDADLGDEGLDSVRLMTLVERWRADGADADFAELAEEQTINAWATVLCPQ; the protein is encoded by the coding sequence ATGAGCAGCACCGTAGACCGCGACCGGATCGTGCGCGACGTCGCCGAGGTCCTGTCGATGAGGGCAGAACAACTCGGCGGCGACGCGGATCTCGGGGATGAAGGACTGGACTCGGTCCGACTCATGACGCTCGTCGAACGCTGGCGGGCCGACGGGGCGGATGCAGATTTTGCGGAGTTGGCGGAAGAGCAGACGATCAATGCCTGGGCAACGGTTCTGTGCCCCCAGTGA
- a CDS encoding SDR family NAD(P)-dependent oxidoreductase, whose amino-acid sequence MPPVSSRARVAVVTGAAAGIGAAVARILASDGYSLALLDRDGVELGSVAAELDATFDGEIVTYVVDVTDRDGVDTAIESVVERFGTIDALAHVAGVLDTGSVLDSDPTLWRNIFDVNVFGLLNVLQSVGREMRTRRSGSIVVVSSNAAGVPRIGMGAYGSSKAAATMLVRTAGLELAGDGIRVNVVAPGSTDTAMQRSLWVDPSDAAGAEAVIEGNLAAYRLGIPLGKLATAADIADSVHFLLSDRAAHITMQALYVDGGATLKA is encoded by the coding sequence GTGCCCCCAGTGAGTTCGCGCGCTAGGGTTGCCGTTGTCACGGGCGCCGCCGCAGGTATCGGCGCCGCGGTAGCTCGGATACTGGCCTCGGACGGGTATTCTCTGGCACTGCTCGATCGTGACGGTGTTGAACTCGGCAGTGTTGCCGCTGAATTGGATGCAACGTTCGACGGTGAGATCGTCACTTACGTCGTCGATGTGACTGATCGTGACGGTGTCGACACGGCGATCGAATCGGTCGTCGAACGATTCGGAACAATCGATGCTCTGGCGCACGTGGCCGGGGTACTCGATACGGGCTCGGTACTCGACTCGGATCCGACATTGTGGCGCAACATCTTCGACGTCAATGTCTTCGGATTGCTCAACGTCCTGCAGAGCGTCGGACGAGAGATGCGCACGCGTCGGTCGGGTTCGATAGTCGTCGTCTCGTCCAACGCTGCGGGGGTTCCCCGAATCGGTATGGGTGCCTATGGATCTTCCAAAGCGGCCGCAACAATGCTGGTCCGTACTGCCGGACTCGAACTGGCCGGCGACGGAATCAGGGTCAACGTCGTAGCCCCGGGGTCCACAGACACCGCCATGCAGCGTTCACTCTGGGTCGATCCTTCGGACGCTGCGGGTGCCGAGGCCGTGATCGAAGGTAACCTCGCTGCGTATCGCCTGGGAATTCCCTTGGGCAAGCTTGCAACTGCAGCTGATATTGCCGACTCCGTGCACTTCTTGTTGTCCGATCGGGCAGCGCACATCACCATGCAGGCGCTGTACGTAGACGGCGGCGCCACGCTCAAAGCTTGA
- a CDS encoding (2,3-dihydroxybenzoyl)adenylate synthase, which translates to MTTRIAREPLAPVAQYPPELVKHYREQGYWTDDTLAGFLTASSARFRDNEAVVGRDGDGVDVRLTYSDLDQRSSAVASGLSALGIGPGDRVLLQLPNIVEYTEALFAVLKLGALPVFGLPAHRRTEIGYFCEFADVAAYIVADRHGGFDYRKLARDVIETLEVPPIVIVAGEAEEFVSFGSLRENDALVPASVDPLSVAFLQLSGGTTGVSKLIPRTHADYLYSVRASNPICGVDESTRMLVVLPAAHNFPMSSPGILGVLHAGGTIVFAPDAMPSNAFRLIEQEHVTHASLVPPIALAWMAAPGRLDHDLSSLRVLGVGGAKFSAEAAARVRTELGCTLQQVFGMAEGLVNYTRLDDSDELIVGTQGRPISPDDEVRVVDDAGDSVGPGTTGHLLTRGPYTIRGYYRADAHNSEAFDAEGFYRTGDLVSVTETGHLIVEGRAKDQINRGGEKVAAEEIENHLLSHPAVHDAAVVAVPDEFLGERTCAVLVIAGEAPSVGDIKRYIRARGVAAYKVPDRVEFVTEFPVTGVGKTSKAALRRAISESIAAQLS; encoded by the coding sequence ATGACTACGAGGATCGCCCGCGAGCCCTTGGCTCCGGTAGCGCAGTATCCGCCCGAGTTGGTGAAACACTATCGTGAGCAGGGCTATTGGACGGACGATACGCTCGCCGGGTTTTTGACCGCCTCATCTGCACGCTTTCGCGACAACGAAGCCGTTGTCGGCCGTGACGGGGACGGCGTCGATGTACGCCTGACCTATTCCGACCTCGACCAGCGAAGCTCTGCGGTCGCGAGCGGTTTGTCAGCACTGGGAATTGGGCCCGGTGACCGGGTCCTGCTGCAATTGCCGAACATCGTTGAGTACACCGAGGCGCTGTTTGCCGTGCTGAAGTTGGGTGCACTACCGGTCTTCGGGCTGCCCGCGCATCGGCGTACGGAGATCGGATACTTCTGCGAGTTCGCTGATGTCGCTGCGTATATCGTCGCTGATCGGCACGGTGGGTTCGACTACCGAAAGCTGGCTCGTGATGTGATCGAGACGCTCGAAGTGCCTCCCATCGTGATCGTTGCCGGTGAGGCCGAAGAGTTTGTCAGCTTCGGCTCGTTGAGGGAAAACGATGCGCTGGTACCGGCGTCCGTGGATCCACTCTCGGTTGCGTTTCTTCAGCTTTCCGGCGGCACGACGGGTGTCTCGAAGCTGATTCCGCGAACTCATGCTGACTACCTGTATTCGGTACGAGCGTCCAACCCCATCTGTGGTGTCGACGAGTCGACACGCATGTTGGTGGTTCTTCCGGCAGCACACAATTTTCCGATGAGTTCGCCCGGAATTCTGGGCGTACTTCACGCCGGCGGCACAATTGTCTTTGCCCCGGACGCCATGCCGTCCAACGCTTTCCGGCTGATTGAACAAGAACACGTTACTCATGCGTCTCTGGTACCGCCCATTGCGTTGGCCTGGATGGCAGCTCCCGGCAGGTTGGATCATGACCTGTCGAGTCTGCGGGTTCTGGGCGTCGGAGGCGCGAAGTTCAGTGCGGAAGCCGCAGCTCGGGTCCGCACGGAACTGGGGTGCACGCTGCAGCAGGTGTTCGGAATGGCTGAAGGTTTGGTCAACTACACGCGGCTGGATGACAGTGATGAGCTGATCGTCGGTACTCAGGGCCGACCAATCTCGCCCGATGACGAGGTGCGGGTTGTCGACGACGCCGGTGACTCTGTCGGACCCGGAACCACGGGACACCTTCTGACTCGGGGGCCGTACACAATTCGCGGGTACTACCGCGCGGATGCACACAACTCCGAGGCATTTGATGCGGAAGGTTTTTACCGCACCGGTGATCTCGTCAGTGTTACTGAGACCGGGCATCTGATTGTCGAGGGTCGCGCAAAAGACCAGATCAATCGCGGCGGCGAAAAAGTAGCAGCCGAGGAAATCGAAAACCACCTGCTCTCACATCCGGCGGTTCACGATGCAGCCGTCGTCGCCGTTCCCGACGAATTTCTGGGGGAGCGGACTTGCGCGGTGCTGGTTATCGCCGGTGAAGCGCCCAGCGTCGGTGACATCAAGCGATATATTCGTGCGCGAGGCGTTGCGGCATACAAGGTTCCGGACCGCGTGGAATTCGTGACGGAGTTCCCGGTTACCGGAGTCGGTAAAACCAGCAAGGCGGCGCTGCGCCGCGCAATCAGTGAATCGATAGCCGCTCAGCTGTCCTGA
- a CDS encoding isochorismatase family protein: MALPTAVRYSMPTEFPENRVDWILDPTRAVLLLHDMQEYFVGAYDRTADPLRTVVPNIDRLRSEARAAGIPIVYTAQPGDQDPEERALLSDFWGPGLKADPAHTDVISELAPHPEDVMLTKWRYSAFIKTDLRERLSESGRDQLIITGIYAHIGCLTTALDGFMQDVQIFFVGDAVADFSLEEHVGALEYAAGRCASVTSTDDLVKAMSAETVPA, from the coding sequence ATGGCTTTACCCACTGCAGTCCGATACTCGATGCCCACCGAGTTTCCCGAAAATCGCGTCGACTGGATTCTTGATCCGACGCGCGCTGTGCTGCTTCTGCACGATATGCAGGAGTACTTCGTGGGCGCCTACGACCGGACGGCTGACCCACTGCGGACGGTGGTGCCGAACATCGATCGTTTGCGCTCCGAGGCTCGCGCGGCCGGAATCCCCATTGTCTACACCGCGCAGCCAGGCGATCAGGATCCTGAGGAACGCGCGCTGTTGTCGGATTTCTGGGGACCAGGATTGAAGGCAGACCCCGCGCACACCGATGTGATCTCCGAACTGGCACCGCACCCCGAAGACGTGATGCTCACGAAGTGGCGATACAGCGCGTTCATCAAGACGGACCTTCGGGAGCGGCTGAGCGAGAGTGGCCGTGACCAACTGATCATCACTGGCATCTACGCGCACATCGGTTGTCTGACTACCGCTTTGGACGGATTTATGCAGGATGTTCAAATCTTCTTCGTCGGAGATGCGGTGGCGGACTTTTCGTTGGAAGAGCACGTTGGGGCTCTCGAATACGCCGCGGGGCGCTGCGCTTCGGTCACCAGTACCGACGATCTGGTCAAGGCAATGAGCGCTGAGACCGTCCCGGCTTGA
- a CDS encoding flavodoxin family protein, with translation MKTLLVVHHSPSPATHELLDAVLAGAHDPEIEGVEVKVIPALAATVPDVLAADGYIFGTTANFGYMSGALKYFFDTTYYQCLGAVADRPYGLWVHGNNDTAGAVSSVRKLATGMGLVAVADALEVIAPVDKSIREQCYELGGTVAANLM, from the coding sequence GTGAAGACATTGTTGGTGGTTCACCATTCGCCCTCGCCGGCCACGCACGAACTGCTTGATGCCGTGCTGGCAGGCGCTCACGACCCCGAGATCGAGGGCGTCGAGGTGAAGGTGATTCCGGCATTGGCCGCGACGGTGCCGGACGTCCTGGCTGCTGACGGCTACATCTTCGGAACTACTGCGAATTTCGGGTACATGTCCGGAGCCTTGAAGTATTTTTTCGACACCACCTACTACCAATGTCTCGGCGCGGTTGCGGATCGGCCCTACGGGTTGTGGGTACATGGCAACAACGACACGGCGGGTGCCGTGTCGTCGGTGCGCAAACTTGCCACTGGGATGGGTTTGGTGGCGGTGGCCGACGCGCTCGAAGTGATTGCGCCGGTCGATAAGTCGATCCGGGAACAGTGCTATGAGTTGGGCGGAACGGTTGCTGCAAATCTGATGTAG
- a CDS encoding DUF6642 family protein, with the protein MTAKKPPGVFCLEGEWDDTIESTLSIEPALRLLEARDDIRLVHRDVATKAELRYYLNRWLGTRLRGYDFGYLGFHGSAEYLYIGDETLSLDELADMFDGRCEGKVLYFGSCSVLAAPDSVLTKFCRDTGARAVAGYTKDVDWIETAAFELLLVSKLVYSTNMKPAYTSLCKTYPDLTRRLGFRMAHSTWASDRTIAVLASDSS; encoded by the coding sequence ATGACCGCGAAAAAGCCGCCCGGAGTTTTCTGCCTCGAGGGTGAATGGGACGACACGATCGAAAGCACGTTGAGCATCGAGCCCGCACTGCGGCTCCTGGAGGCCCGCGACGACATACGTTTAGTCCATCGAGATGTCGCTACGAAAGCCGAACTTCGGTACTACCTGAACAGATGGCTGGGCACGCGACTCCGCGGATACGACTTCGGCTATCTCGGATTCCACGGAAGCGCCGAATATCTTTACATCGGCGACGAAACACTGTCTCTCGACGAACTCGCCGACATGTTTGATGGTCGATGCGAAGGAAAGGTGCTGTACTTCGGCTCCTGCAGCGTCCTCGCAGCTCCCGATTCTGTCCTGACTAAGTTCTGCCGCGACACCGGCGCGCGCGCAGTCGCCGGATACACGAAGGACGTCGACTGGATCGAAACCGCAGCGTTCGAACTCCTCCTCGTTTCCAAGCTCGTCTACTCGACGAACATGAAACCGGCATACACATCACTCTGCAAGACCTACCCCGACCTAACTCGCCGACTCGGTTTCAGGATGGCCCACTCGACGTGGGCTTCGGACCGAACCATAGCGGTTCTCGCCTCGGATTCGAGCTAG